A genomic window from Lycium barbarum isolate Lr01 chromosome 4, ASM1917538v2, whole genome shotgun sequence includes:
- the LOC132638023 gene encoding uncharacterized protein LOC132638023, whose product MGDFNSILHAEDRIGGNQVTHAEIVDFQDCLDGCGLVEMPSNGCKYTWTDKQDDRIFSKIDWVFVNGDWIDGIPDCRVKILPEGVSVHCPIVIHMVQQPTKRTQVFKYCNVWGTHPEFQRIVAAGWNIEVTGYKMFQVARKLKMLKRQLKMLHKEHFNNIVKEEHDNRAAMLECQVRLQEDPTDVIVQQEEKFRRLKYRESVRLADMFLLQRSKATWIKLGDDNTKYFFSIIK is encoded by the coding sequence ATGGGAGATTTTAATTCTATACTTCATGCGGAGGATAGGATTGGAGGCAATCAGGTCACTCACGCAGAAATAGTTGATTTTCAGGATTGTTTGGATGGTTGCGGGCTGGTGGAAATGCCATCAAATGGGTGTAAGTACACCTGGACAGACAAACAGGATGATAGGATATTTTCCAAGATTGATTGGGTGTTTGTTAATGGTGATTGGATAGATGGGATACCAGATTGTCGAGTGAAAATTTTGCCGGAAGGTGTGAGTGTTCATTGTCCCATCGTAATACACATGGTACAGCAACCTACGAAGAGGACGCAAGTCTTCAAATATTGCAATGTTTGGGGCACGCATCCTGAATTTCAAAGGATAGTAGCAGCCGGCTGGAATATTGAAGTTACGGGGTACAAAATGTTTCAAGTAGCACGAAAACTGAAGATGCTCAAGCGGCAACTCAAGATGCTGCATAAGGAACATTTCAATAATATTGTTAAGGAAGAACATGATAACAGGGCTGCTATGCTTGAGTGTCAGGTAAGATTGCAAGAGGATCCTACTGATGTGATTGTGCAGCAAGAGGAGAAGTTTAGAAGGCTGAAATATAGGGAGTCTGTAAGGTTGGCAGATATGTTCCTACTCCAAAGGAGCAAGGCCACATGGATTAAGCTGGGGGATGATAATACCAAATATTTTTTCTCAATAATCAAATAG